The proteins below are encoded in one region of Pomacea canaliculata isolate SZHN2017 linkage group LG7, ASM307304v1, whole genome shotgun sequence:
- the LOC112568730 gene encoding uncharacterized protein LOC112568730 isoform X3 produces the protein METIFFCSCFKLDCTAYNNTFKLFKLYYSVTNNNYILQVSGITRNSARTLSFSDSLNYARCEFRIIVAPVYSPGDCRVSISNWMVIGSCTVKRMFSSDNNYTCKWRDNENNEEFGGFGTTLRNYTAVNSRTYTKGVCSFAKPIPTTKGYYTYSVSVSPGADDYFNKEVYIESQQASTGGPNAGLIGGVIAAVLVVLIIVGVLIVYIIRRRKGTLDRERGFFGFVSGARKHYQKETAMPVPYAVVNKPQRQTPIRREAGPSGDMYTITNTTSSGHVVDVYAAVCKTSINNTGGTESDGAHQTTQKTQQTTTASKQTTKPTLNLNNKNVQDLHDTGYMNVTEVPTDSGLGVYHVVPWATMSGSPLPDTNEYSLPAISEDEYNELHFEEDRTGQEDQADNYHHLQIT, from the exons ATGGaaaccattttcttttgttcttgctttAAACTCGACTGTACAGCTTATAACAACACgtttaaattgtttaaactCTATTATTCTGTAAcgaacaataattatattttacaagTGAGCGGGATCACGAGGAACTCAGCTCGTACCTTGTCTTTCAGCGATTCCTTGAATTACGCACGGTGTGAATTTAGAATAATTG TGGCGCCGGTGTATTCACCTGGTGACTGCAGGGTAAGTATTTCAAACTGGATGGTGATTGGAAGCTGCACAGtgaaaagaatgttttcttcagaCAACAACTACACGTGCAAATGGAGGGACAATGAAAACAACGAG GAATTCGGGGGTTTTGGAACCACGCTGAGGAATTACACTGCTGTGAACTCAAGGACTTATACTAAAGGAGTTTGCTCTTTTGCAAAACCAATTCCCACAACTAAAGGCTATTATACGTACAGTGTAAGCGTATCACCCGGTGCTGATGATTACTTCAATAAAGAAGTATATATAG aaagccAGCAAGCGAGCACAGGTGGACCTAATGCCGGGTTAATTGGTGGTGTTATTGCAGCTGTACTTGTTGTACTCATCATAGTTGGAGTCTTGATTGTGTACATCATCAGACGAAGAAAAG GGACactagacagagagagaggtttcTTTGGATTTGTTTCTGGCGCCCGCAAACATTATCAGAAGGAAACAGCTATGCCAGTGCCATACGCTGTCGTCAATAAGCCACAGAGACAGACGCCAATCAGACGAGAAGCAGGTCCTTCAGGTGACATGTACACAATCACTAACACAACCAGTTCCGGTCACGTGGTAGATGTCTATGCGGCGGTCTGTAAAACCTCCATCAACAACACCGGTGGAACAGAGAGTGATGGCGCTCACCAGACAACTCAAAAGAcgcagcaaacaacaacagcatcgaaacaaacaacaaagccAACGCTAAATCTAAACAACAAGAACGTCCAAGATTTGCATG ACACAGGTTACATGAATGTCACTGAGGTGCCGACTGACTCTGGTTTGGGTGTGTATCATGTTGTTCCCTGGGCAACAATGTCTGGATCACCTCTACCGGACACAAAC GAATATTCATTACCGGCAATTTCTGAAGATGAGTACAATGAACTACATTTTGAAGAGGATCGAACTGGACAAGAGGACCAAGCCGATAACTACCACCATCTTCAAATCACATAA
- the LOC112568730 gene encoding uncharacterized protein LOC112568730 isoform X1, with protein sequence METIFFCSCFKLDCTAYNNTFKLFKLYYSVTNNNYILQVSGITRNSARTLSFSDSLNYARCEFRIIVAPVYSPGDCRVSISNWMVIGSCTVKRMFSSDNNYTCKWRDNENNEEFGGFGTTLRNYTAVNSRTYTKGVCSFAKPIPTTKGYYTYSVSVSPGADDYFNKEVYIAAPYVVKLNHSCPEYVFEGSDVRCTCCASRHINPPALLVWEGMNNATLLLQNVNRRLNKQQFTCRLEWHPDGSLKESISYKLTVAYGPLNVVITNNEKKTEDESEMISLTCTATDVYPSAAFQWNVTCSNQTDSWNSSTCFFNFTQKFESISILCTASNTYFHQEYASNVYVLSSSESQQASTGGPNAGLIGGVIAAVLVVLIIVGVLIVYIIRRRKGTLDRERGFFGFVSGARKHYQKETAMPVPYAVVNKPQRQTPIRREAGPSGDMYTITNTTSSGHVVDVYAAVCKTSINNTGGTESDGAHQTTQKTQQTTTASKQTTKPTLNLNNKNVQDLHDTGYMNVTEVPTDSGLGVYHVVPWATMSGSPLPDTNEYSLPAISEDEYNELHFEEDRTGQEDQADNYHHLQIT encoded by the exons ATGGaaaccattttcttttgttcttgctttAAACTCGACTGTACAGCTTATAACAACACgtttaaattgtttaaactCTATTATTCTGTAAcgaacaataattatattttacaagTGAGCGGGATCACGAGGAACTCAGCTCGTACCTTGTCTTTCAGCGATTCCTTGAATTACGCACGGTGTGAATTTAGAATAATTG TGGCGCCGGTGTATTCACCTGGTGACTGCAGGGTAAGTATTTCAAACTGGATGGTGATTGGAAGCTGCACAGtgaaaagaatgttttcttcagaCAACAACTACACGTGCAAATGGAGGGACAATGAAAACAACGAG GAATTCGGGGGTTTTGGAACCACGCTGAGGAATTACACTGCTGTGAACTCAAGGACTTATACTAAAGGAGTTTGCTCTTTTGCAAAACCAATTCCCACAACTAAAGGCTATTATACGTACAGTGTAAGCGTATCACCCGGTGCTGATGATTACTTCAATAAAGAAGTATATATAG CTGCGCCATATGTGGTAAAACTCAACCACAGTTGTCCTGAGTATGTATTTGAGGGCTCAGATGTAAGATGTACATGCTGTGCTTCAAGACACATAAATCCACCAGCACTTCTAGTGTGGGAAGGAATGAATAACGCAACTCTTCTGCTCCAAAATGTAAACCGGcgattaaacaaacaacaattcaCATGTCGACTAGAGTGGCACCCAGACGGCTCCCTTAAAGAAAGCATTTCTTACAAACTCACCGTTGCTT atGGACCCTTAAATGTTGTGATCAccaacaatgaaaagaagacagaagatgaGTCAGAGATGATAAGTTTAACCTGCACAGCGACTGATGTTTATCCCTCCGCAGCTTTTCAATGGAATGTCACGTGTTCTAATCAGACTGACTCTTGGAATTCCAGTACATGTTTCTTCAACTTCACTCAGAAGTTTGAAAGTATTTCGATATTATGTACAGCTAGCAACACATATTTTCATCAAGAGTATGCTTCAAATGTCTacgttctttcttcttctg aaagccAGCAAGCGAGCACAGGTGGACCTAATGCCGGGTTAATTGGTGGTGTTATTGCAGCTGTACTTGTTGTACTCATCATAGTTGGAGTCTTGATTGTGTACATCATCAGACGAAGAAAAG GGACactagacagagagagaggtttcTTTGGATTTGTTTCTGGCGCCCGCAAACATTATCAGAAGGAAACAGCTATGCCAGTGCCATACGCTGTCGTCAATAAGCCACAGAGACAGACGCCAATCAGACGAGAAGCAGGTCCTTCAGGTGACATGTACACAATCACTAACACAACCAGTTCCGGTCACGTGGTAGATGTCTATGCGGCGGTCTGTAAAACCTCCATCAACAACACCGGTGGAACAGAGAGTGATGGCGCTCACCAGACAACTCAAAAGAcgcagcaaacaacaacagcatcgaaacaaacaacaaagccAACGCTAAATCTAAACAACAAGAACGTCCAAGATTTGCATG ACACAGGTTACATGAATGTCACTGAGGTGCCGACTGACTCTGGTTTGGGTGTGTATCATGTTGTTCCCTGGGCAACAATGTCTGGATCACCTCTACCGGACACAAAC GAATATTCATTACCGGCAATTTCTGAAGATGAGTACAATGAACTACATTTTGAAGAGGATCGAACTGGACAAGAGGACCAAGCCGATAACTACCACCATCTTCAAATCACATAA
- the LOC112568730 gene encoding uncharacterized protein LOC112568730 isoform X2, producing METIFFCSCFKLDCTAYNNTFKLFKLYYSVTNNNYILQVSGITRNSARTLSFSDSLNYARCEFRIIVAPVYSPGDCRVSISNWMVIGSCTVKRMFSSDNNYTCKWRDNENNEEFGGFGTTLRNYTAVNSRTYTKGVCSFAKPIPTTKGYYTYSVSVSPGADDYFNKEVYIAAPYVVKLNHSCPEYVFEGSDVRCTCCASRHINPPALLVWEGMNNATLLLQNVNRRLNKQQFTCRLEWHPDGSLKESISYKLTVAYGPLNVVITNNEKKTEDESEMISLTCTATDVYPSAAFQWNVTCSNQTDSWNSSTCFFNFTQKFESISILCTASNTYFHQEYASNVYVLSSSESQQASTGGPNAGLIGGVIAAVLVVLIIVGVLIVYIIRRRKDPVYDTTRRPENNEHSYVDLALRGRKSSPPAGSDDDKAKRENKNEHCYEEVTIAGQNVSEQPELVIPD from the exons ATGGaaaccattttcttttgttcttgctttAAACTCGACTGTACAGCTTATAACAACACgtttaaattgtttaaactCTATTATTCTGTAAcgaacaataattatattttacaagTGAGCGGGATCACGAGGAACTCAGCTCGTACCTTGTCTTTCAGCGATTCCTTGAATTACGCACGGTGTGAATTTAGAATAATTG TGGCGCCGGTGTATTCACCTGGTGACTGCAGGGTAAGTATTTCAAACTGGATGGTGATTGGAAGCTGCACAGtgaaaagaatgttttcttcagaCAACAACTACACGTGCAAATGGAGGGACAATGAAAACAACGAG GAATTCGGGGGTTTTGGAACCACGCTGAGGAATTACACTGCTGTGAACTCAAGGACTTATACTAAAGGAGTTTGCTCTTTTGCAAAACCAATTCCCACAACTAAAGGCTATTATACGTACAGTGTAAGCGTATCACCCGGTGCTGATGATTACTTCAATAAAGAAGTATATATAG CTGCGCCATATGTGGTAAAACTCAACCACAGTTGTCCTGAGTATGTATTTGAGGGCTCAGATGTAAGATGTACATGCTGTGCTTCAAGACACATAAATCCACCAGCACTTCTAGTGTGGGAAGGAATGAATAACGCAACTCTTCTGCTCCAAAATGTAAACCGGcgattaaacaaacaacaattcaCATGTCGACTAGAGTGGCACCCAGACGGCTCCCTTAAAGAAAGCATTTCTTACAAACTCACCGTTGCTT atGGACCCTTAAATGTTGTGATCAccaacaatgaaaagaagacagaagatgaGTCAGAGATGATAAGTTTAACCTGCACAGCGACTGATGTTTATCCCTCCGCAGCTTTTCAATGGAATGTCACGTGTTCTAATCAGACTGACTCTTGGAATTCCAGTACATGTTTCTTCAACTTCACTCAGAAGTTTGAAAGTATTTCGATATTATGTACAGCTAGCAACACATATTTTCATCAAGAGTATGCTTCAAATGTCTacgttctttcttcttctg aaagccAGCAAGCGAGCACAGGTGGACCTAATGCCGGGTTAATTGGTGGTGTTATTGCAGCTGTACTTGTTGTACTCATCATAGTTGGAGTCTTGATTGTGTACATCATCAGACGAAGAAAAG ACCCAGTGTATGACACGACCAGGAGGCCTGAAAACAACGAACACAGCTACGTGGACCTCGCTTTAAGGGGACGCAaatcatcaccaccagcag GATCTGACGATGACAAGgctaaaagagaaaacaaaaatgagcatTGCTACGAAGAAGTAACCATTGCAGGTCAAAATGTGTCTGAACAACCAG AACTGGTAATCCCAGACTGA